Part of the Thermodesulforhabdaceae bacterium genome is shown below.
CCCAGCTAGCAAGTCTTCTGGGATGTCATCCTGAAGAGGTCTTTTTTACAAGTGGTGGCACAGAATCTAATAATATGGTCCTTTTTGGTGTGGTTCAGGCTCTTGGCGATAAAGGACGTCACATTGTAACAACACGTATAGAACATCCTGCTATAATCGAACCGTGTCTTGAAATTATGGGGCGTGGCTTTGATGTTTCCTTTGTTCCTGTAGATAAACGTGGAGTGGTTGACCCAGACGATATTCGCAAGGCAGTCCGTAAAGATACAATCCTTATCTCTGTTATGCACGCCAACAATGAAGTTGGCACCATCCAGCCTATTGCCGAGATTAGCCAGATTGCTAGAGAAAGAGGAATACTCTTTCACACTGATGCTGCTCAAAGCCTTGGTAAGATCCCGACTCTTGTGGATGAACTGGGAGTTGATTTTTTAAGCATTGCAGGACACAAGCTCTATGCTCCAAAAGGGATTGGAGCACTATACCGACGTCTTGGAACGCCTTTAGGAAAGTTTATCTTTGGAGCAGGACAGGAGCGAGGAGTGCGACCCGGCACAGAAAATGTGCCCTTCATTGTGGGACTTGGAAAAGCTTCTGCTATCGCAGAGGAAGAACTCCATGATGAAATGGCAAGACTTGAACGGCTCAGAGATGAACTTGCTCAGAGAATCATTGAGAAAGTTCCCGACGCTGTTGTTAACGGAGATGGGGCTTTCCGTCTCCCCAATACTCTGAGTATTGCCTTTCCCGGGAGAAAAGCTGATGGAATTTTGAAAAACCTTAATAAAGTAGCTGCTTCAGCAGGTGCTGCCTGTCATTCTCACGATGTTAAGATTTCTCACGTTCTTGAAGCTATGGGTGTTCCCGCCAGAATTGCCATGGGAACAATACGCCTCTCGCTTGGAAGATTTACTACAGAGCAAGAGATAAAAATCGCTTCGGAGGCAGTCGTAGAAGCTGTTTTCAATACACCGGAAGAATAGAAATTTGGAGGCATCACAATAGTGGAGAAAAACATTTCCGTTAATCTTTTGGAAGTGACTAAACCAGGGCGTTATCTGGGTTTTGAATGGAACGCTTTTAGAAAACCGTGGCACAGCGCGGATGTAAGATGGGTTTTGGCTTTTCCGGATGTTTATGATGTGGGATTGAGTCATGTAGGGCTGAGGCTTTTATATCAGATTCTTAATAAAGCCGATGGGGTTCTGGCTGATAGAGTTTATGCCCCGTGGCCTGATATGGAGGAAAAGCTCCGTAGTGCTGGAATTCCACTGACGGGAGTCGAGACTGGAAAACCCCTTCACGCCTTTG
Proteins encoded:
- a CDS encoding cysteine desulfurase family protein, with translation MEKPIYLDYNATTPVDERVLEAMLPYLRDKFGNPSSAHYYGQETKTALEEARAQLASLLGCHPEEVFFTSGGTESNNMVLFGVVQALGDKGRHIVTTRIEHPAIIEPCLEIMGRGFDVSFVPVDKRGVVDPDDIRKAVRKDTILISVMHANNEVGTIQPIAEISQIARERGILFHTDAAQSLGKIPTLVDELGVDFLSIAGHKLYAPKGIGALYRRLGTPLGKFIFGAGQERGVRPGTENVPFIVGLGKASAIAEEELHDEMARLERLRDELAQRIIEKVPDAVVNGDGAFRLPNTLSIAFPGRKADGILKNLNKVAASAGAACHSHDVKISHVLEAMGVPARIAMGTIRLSLGRFTTEQEIKIASEAVVEAVFNTPEE